The following are from one region of the Bactrocera oleae isolate idBacOlea1 chromosome 6, idBacOlea1, whole genome shotgun sequence genome:
- the LOC106618213 gene encoding N-acetylgalactosaminyltransferase 6, translating into MRYTNYKNIIRLLIFLIAGVVIFLLVNQWIYIREALHGKEIELLQKTPFFQQNSKRVLKDWHDAEAMARDAARSGLGEHGKPAYITNLSKRKLERELRKKNGFNALLSDMISVNRSLPDIRDQGCQKLKYFADLPTVSIIIPFYNEHFSALVRSLHSIINRTPPELIKEIILVDDFSDVANLKKPLDEYVEQHFPKVEIIRFRKRQGLIAARLAGAVKAVADVLVFMDAHVEANYNWLPPLLHEIVLNKRTAVCPMIDVIEDATFEYTAQDEGARGAFDWILDYKRLPLLESDKKNRTKPFENPIMAGGLFAISREWFWKLDGYDEGLDIWGGEQYELSFKIWMCGGRLLDVPCSRVGHIFRSDDWTGVSEDRKEDYLHKNYKRVAEVWMDDYKYYLYKHARGIYEKIDAGDLTKQLALREKLHCKSFKWFIENVAFDLVKIYPPRGTADFAYGQVRSVGAPELCLDTLGRPDYRVIKVNECEPTSIFPSFRQDWSLSEDHDLRMRGEEYCLQTANRKPNSKVLLYDCSYGNKDQLWYYNRRHKWLVYGGKRHLCLEAHPASKYVVVNRCRTNFPLMQWDFANVNDTLLDSYFETMP; encoded by the exons ATGCGctatacaaattataaaaatatcatacgattgttaatatttttaatagccgGTGTCGTAATATTTCTACTTGTTAATCAATGGATCTATATAAGAGAAGCGCTGCATGggaaagaaattgaattattgcAAAAAACACCATTTTTCCAACAAAACTCTAAAAGAGTACTGAAGGATTGGCATGACGCCGAAGCCATGGCCAGGGATGCAGCACGGAGTGGATTAGGTGAACATGGTAAACCAGCGTATATTACAAATCTCTCCAAGCGAAAGTTAGAGCGtgaattaagaaaaaagaacGGATTTAATGCTTTGCTGTCTGATATGATTTCTGTTAATCGGTCGTTGCCTGATATACGCGATCAAGG CTGCcaaaaactgaaatatttcGCAGATTTACCAACGGTCAGTATAATAATACCGTTCTACAATGAACACTTCAGCGCCTTGGTACGTTCTTTACACAGTATTATAAACCGTACGCCACCCGAATTGATTAAAGAAATTATACTCGTTGATGATTTCAGCGATGTTGCCAATTTGAAGAAACCGCTCGATGAGTATGTGGAGCAACATTTTCCGAAAGTGGAAATTATACGCTTTCGTAAGCGGCAAGGGCTCATCGCGGCGCGCTTAGCAGGTGCCGTTAAAGCTGTAGCCGATGTGCTGGTTTTTATGGACGCACACGTGGAGGCCAATTACAATTGGTTGCCACCGCTGCTGCATGAAATAGTTTTGAATAAACGCACCGCGGTTTGTCCCATGATCGATGTGATTGAGGATGCTACCTTCGAGTATACTGCACAAGATGAGGGTGCACGTGGCGCATTCGATTGGATACTTGATTATAAACGACTGCCGTTGCTCGAAAGTGATAAGAAGAATCGCACAAAACCATTCGAGAACCCAATTATGGCGGGTGGTTTATTCGCGATATCAAGGGAATGGTTTTGGAAGTTGGACGGTTATGATGAGGGCTTAGACATTTGGGGTGGTGAGCAGTATGAGTTGAGTTTTAAGATTTGGATGTGTGGTGGCCGGTTGTTGGATGTGCCATGTTCGCGTGTCGGTCACATTTTTCGAAGCGATGATTGGACTGGCGTATCGGAAGATCGCAAAGAGGATTACTTGCATAAA aaTTATAAACGCGTTGCGGAGGTGTGGATGGACGATTACAAGTATTATCTGTACAAGCATGCGCGcggtatatatgaaaaaattgatGCAGGTGATTTAACGAAGCAATTGGCTTTGCGTGAGAAATTGCATTGCAAGTCATTTAAGTGGTTTATCGAAAATGTCGCTTTTGACTTGGTGAAAATATATCCACCAAGAGGCACCGCAGATTTCGCATATGGTCAGGTGAGAAGTGTGGGCGCGCCAGAATTGTGTCTCGACACCTTAGGCCGACCCGATTACAGAGTCATCAAAGTTAACGAGTGCGAACCGACAAGCATATTTCCAAGTTTTAGACAGGATTGGTCGCTAAGTGAAGATCATGACTTGCGTATGCGTGGCGAAGAATATTGCCTACAAACGGCTAACCGAAAACCAAATTCTAAGGTCTTGCTCTATGATTGCAGTTATGGTAATAAGGATCAATTATGGTATTACAATCGTCGGCATAAGTGGTTGGTTTATGGTGGAAAAAGACATTTATGTCTGGAGGCTCATCCCGCATCCAAATATGTTGTAGTTAATAGGTGTCGCACCAACTTTCCACTAATGCAATGGGACTTCGCTAATGTTAATGACACTTTATTAGATAGCTATTTCGAAACTATGCCTTAA